From Juglans regia cultivar Chandler chromosome 6, Walnut 2.0, whole genome shotgun sequence, the proteins below share one genomic window:
- the LOC109019065 gene encoding disease resistance protein RUN1: protein MTSSIAFPGVLSTPSSSSYSSSLTYQWSYDVFLSFRGEDTRNNFTAHLYSALRQKGINTYIDDELRRGEEISSTLVKAIEGSRISIIVFSENYASSTWCLEELIKILECKESKQQTVLPVFYKVEPSTVRHQKNSFEEALAKHAEDKFNDGAVKVRRWKTALKQVANLSGWQLGINGNESKFIQEIVEEVSRIVLNRINLHVADHPVGIKSRVKDINMLLCIEMNDTRMIGIFGIGGIGKTTIAKVMYNLIADQFEGSCFLANVRETFNPDKGGHIQLQEKILSEILKDPSLKVGHVDRGISLIKERLCCKKVLLVLDDVDHLYQLEKLCGSCDWFGLGSRIIITTRDEHLLVKHNVGLKYPMNELDFGDAFKLFTWHAFKADKPDDGFVELTKLVLQYAGGLPLALTVVGSNLRGRDICYWKTELEKYKKVPEKKIQEILKISYDGLDYYEQKIFLDIACFFKGDDKKYVTKILDGCGFFPDAGIRNLMDKCLITVDEYDQLRMHELLEDMGKEIIREKSPEKPGRRSRLWFHEDVRYVLEENTGTEQIEGILIDLPRGDRIIRLSPKNLTSMNFRECEYLTKISDLSRCSNLKELILDGCKNLVEVHDSVGFLDRLVELSFDQCSSLKNLPRSFKLRSLELLKLKGCTSLEKFPEIECEMEHLKRLWLESTVIEELPSSITYLTGLKQLYMYGCKSLVRLPINIFQLERLESVGVASCPKFGKKVRHNGQSMPCTQENEISPGTKLLSLLPPVMSASISKVECFSIPFPSMVLLPESNLFRTFNLSSSLRTLILSESGIVSLPLCIKEFVGLSHLYLEDCKQLEEILQLPPNIEKINARGCMLLERFPHVSAESSFGTPDLKRLRWIDLSNCNKIHVNVGNHAPNPLLIQERFESKTSSRIIYPGSKVPEWFKYRKETTSYSNYCEVDIDNAPLRTHEMVALVLCFVVGPIPVGLETITVSISGQPSRHHMWLTPSIDQHLVWLQYITSNSIEIQRRYKEGNSNNMRFTFESYSKEAILKSVGVHLIYKNDDFMDRIRLSKRYRDDGDHNLELEWNPQQKRQSSTSSVMDLEDTDDDLINEDLDLEIQVGYA from the exons ATGACTTCTTCCATCGCCTTCCCAGGAGTGCTTTCCactccctcctcctcctcatatTCCTCTTCTTTAACCTATCAATGGAGTTACGATGTATTTTTGAGCTTTCGAGGTGAAGATACCCGTAATAATTTTACTGCTCATCTTTACAGTGCTTTGCGTCAAAAGGGAATTAACACTTACATAGATGACGAGCTtagaagaggagaagaaatttcatcGACACTTGTCAAGGCCATTGAAGGCTCAAGGATTTCAATCATTGTATTTTCTGAAAACTATGCATCATCCACATGGTGTTTGGAAGAGCTAATAAAGATCCTAGAGTGTAAGGAATCAAAGCAACAAACGGTTCTACCGGTGTTTTACAAAGTTGAGCCATCAACAGTACGCCatcaaaaaaatagttttgaagAAGCATTGGCTAAACATGCAGAAGACAAGTTCAATGATGGTGCTGTGAAGGTTCGGAGGTGGAAGACAGCCCTGAAACAAGTGGCCAATTTATCTGGTTGGCAATTAGGGATAAACGG GAACGAATCTAAATTTATCCAAGAGATTGTTGAAGAGGTCTCAAGAATAGTACTAAATCGTATTAACTTGCATGTTGCCGATCATCCAGTGGGAATAAAGTCTCGTGTAAAAGATATTAATATGCTTTTATGTATTGAGATGAATGATACACGCATGATAGGGATCTTTGGCATTGGTGGAATTGGTAAGACAACTATTGCAAAAGTGATGTATAACCTCATTGCTGATCAGTTTGAAGGGAGTTGTTTTCTTGCAAATGTTAGAGAAACTTTCAATCCAGATAAGGGTGGTCACATCCAATTGCAAGAGAAAATTCTTTCTGAGATCCTAAAAGATCCAAGTTTAAAGGTTGGTCATGTTGATCGAGGAATCAGTTTGATAAAGGAGAGACTTTGTTGTAAAAAAGTTCTTTTAGTTCTTGATGATGTGGACCATTTATACCAATTAGAGAAATTATGTGGaagttgtgattggtttggtttaggaagtagaatcatcataacaacaagAGATGAGCATCTACTAGTTAAGCATAATGTTGGTTTGAAATATCCCATGAATGAATTGGATTTCGGTGACGCTTTTAAGCTCTTTACTTGGCATGCCTTCAAAGCTGACAAACCTGATGATGGTTTTGTGGAACTCACAAAACTTGTATTGCAATATGCTGGTGGCCTTCCCCTCGCTTTAACAGTGGTAGGCTCGAATCTACGTGGAAGAGATATATGTTATTGGAAAACCGAATTGGAAAAGTACAAAAAAGTCCCAGAGAAAAAGATCCAAGAAATACTCAAAATAAGTTATGATGGATTAGATTATTATGAGCAAAAGATTTTCCTTGACATTGCATGTTTTTTCAAAGGAGATGACAAGAAATATGTGACTAAAATACTGGACGGTTGTGGTTTTTTTCCCGATGCTGGTATTAGAAACCTCATGGATAAATGTCTCATAACTGTTGATGAATATGACCAATTGAGGATGCATGAGTTACTTGAAGATATGGGCAAAGAAATTATTCGTGAAAAATCACCTGAAAAACCTGGGAGACGAAGTAGGTTATGGTTTCATGAAGATGTTCGTTATGTACTTGAAGAAAATACG GGTACAGAGCAAATTGAAGGCATATTGATAGACCTGCCTCGAGGGGACCGCATTATACGCTTGAGTCCCAAG AACTTAACAAGTATGAATTTTCGTGAATGTGAATACTTGACAAAAATATCGGATCTTTCAAGGTGCTCAAATTTAAAGGAGTTGATTCTTGATGGATGTAAAAATTTAGTTGAGGTTCATGATTCTGTTGGATTTCTGGATAGGCttgttgaattgagttttgatcAATGTTCTAGCCTAAAGAATTTGCCAAGAAGCTTCAAATTGAGATCTCTAGAATTACTTAAACTTAAAGGATGTACAAGCCTTGAAAAATTTCCTGAAATTGAGTGTGAAAtggaacatttgaagcgtcTTTGGTTAGAAAGCACCGTAATAGAAGAGCTACCTTCATCCATTACATACCTCACTGGGCTCAAACAGTTATATATGTATGGGTGCAAAAGCCTTGTGCGTCTTCCAATAAACATTTTTCAGTTGGAACGTCTAGAGAGTGTTGGTGTTGCTAGTTGTCCAAAATTTGGAAAGAAGGTGAGGCATAATGGGCAATCCATGCCATGTACACAGGAAAATGAAATTTCACCAGGTACGAAATTGCTCTCATTGCTTCCTCCAGTTATGAGTGCAAGTATTTCGAAAGTGGAATGTTTCTCAATACCATTTCCATCTATGGTGTTGTTACCAGAATCAAATTTATTTAGGACATTTAATTTATCATCTAGTTTGAGGACTTTAATTCTATCTGAGAGTGGTATTGTTAGCCTTCCTTTATGCATAAAAGAATTTGTTGGATTGTCTCACCTTTATTTGGAAGACTGCAAGCAACTTGAAGAAATTCTACAACTTCCACCAAATATAGAAAAGATTAATGCTCGTGGGTGCATGTTATTGGAACGCTTTCCTCATGTATCCGCAGAATCTTCATTTGGTACACCTGACTTAAAACGGCTAAGATGGATTGACTTATCCAATTGcaataaaatacatgtgaaTGTAGGAAATCATGCACCAAATCCACTATTGATTCAG GAACGCTTTGAGAGCAAAACTTCAAGTAGGATTATATATCCTGGAAGTAAGGTTCCGGAGTGGTTCAAGTATCGCAAGGAGACTACTTCATATAGTAATTATTGTGAAGTAGACATTGATAATGCGCCACTGCGTACTCATGAGATGGTGGCAttagttttgtgttttgttgtgGGACCTATTCCGGTGGGATTAGAAACTATTACTGTCTCGATAAGCGGCCAGCCGAGTAGACATCATATGTGGCTAACTCCTTCAATAGACCAACATCTTGTATGGCTACAATACATAACTTCAAATTCTATTGAGATACAACGAAGGTACAAGGAAGGGAATTCGAACAATATGAGGTTTACATTTGAAAGTTATTCAAAAGAAGCAATCTTAAAAAGTGTCGGAGTCCATCTAATATACAAGAATGACGATTTTATGGATCGTATTCGACTTTCAAAGAGATATCGAGATGATGGTGATCATAACTTGGAGCTTGAGTGGAACCCACAACAGAAGAGGCAATCTTCAACCTCGAGCGTTATGGATTTGGAGGATACTgatgatgatttaattaatgaagatttggatttagaaattcAAGTTGGGTATGCATAG